Part of the Quercus lobata isolate SW786 chromosome 6, ValleyOak3.0 Primary Assembly, whole genome shotgun sequence genome, CACATATGCAGCCATCAACGTGGCACTTGCCAAATTTACGTAGTGACCTTATGCGTGCTGAATTGTCAATTCCTCCCATTCACAAATATTACGTTACGTAaccacaaacaaaacaaaacaaaacccgaGGTgataagaaattaaagaaatccCCAAAACACAGACAATTCCAAGTACAAAACCGGGAAAACAGATTCCCGGCCCCCACTCCAAAAAGCAAAGCCAGAAAATGGAATCCCATCCCCATCATCTTAGATGAGATTAGAAGAGTGTCATCGTCGTTTTCTTCTGTGTTTCAAGTACGCGGCACGCCGTTCGTGTTGCATGCCCCTTTACCTTTATGATTGAATTACGTGTCCCATTCtctcatttatattttatattttatatgtatatatatatagagtctATCCAAACCAAACCCTCTTCATTtccatcctcatcctcatcctcatcctcaacCAAACCAACAAATTTGAAGTTCAAACTATTATGGCGATAATAAGATCACAAACAGTGACATGGGCAACAATAACGCTAACCCTTTTGATCTCTCTTCAGCTGTGTGTGTGTTATAGAGGAAAGGTGGGAGCAAAGACAGAAATAAGCGACGTGAAGACAAACGAGGAGGTGCAAGAACTAGGGAGGTTCTCAGTGGAAGAGTACAACAGGAGCTTAAGAAGGCAAAGACGACAGAGGCAGTACAAGATGATGAGTATTGGCGATAGTATTGGAGGAGAGCTAAGGTTCATGGAGGTGGTAGAGGCACAGACGCAAGTAGTGTCC contains:
- the LOC115949639 gene encoding cysteine proteinase inhibitor B, which codes for MAIIRSQTVTWATITLTLLISLQLCVCYRGKVGAKTEISDVKTNEEVQELGRFSVEEYNRSLRRQRRQRQYKMMSIGDSIGGELRFMEVVEAQTQVVSGLKYYLTISATQNGVSKMFESEVVVKPWVRSKDPELLNFGPSNYTTQYLSSCCN